In Alicyclobacillus vulcanalis, the following are encoded in one genomic region:
- a CDS encoding YdeI/OmpD-associated family protein: MRCRFGGTPDCKVHRFQEALRALRGILLDVGLTEELKWRQPCYTHGGRNIVILSAFKEHVALNFLKGGLIQDPHGLLEKPGEHTQTGRQMRFRNAEEVRVREPVIRDYLRQAMDLERAGRAARAPEANAMEMPEELLRWFGEMPDLQQAFEALTPGRRRAYLIYFSAPKQSKTRMARVETCIPLILQGKGLYDR; this comes from the coding sequence ATGCGTTGCCGTTTCGGGGGAACGCCCGATTGCAAGGTTCATCGGTTTCAAGAAGCCTTACGGGCCCTGCGCGGCATCCTGCTCGACGTTGGGTTGACCGAGGAGCTGAAGTGGCGCCAGCCCTGCTACACGCACGGCGGGCGAAACATCGTCATTTTGAGTGCCTTCAAGGAGCACGTTGCACTCAACTTTCTCAAGGGTGGCCTCATCCAGGATCCGCATGGCTTGCTCGAGAAGCCGGGCGAGCACACGCAAACGGGCCGGCAGATGCGCTTTCGAAACGCGGAGGAGGTGCGCGTCCGGGAGCCTGTGATTCGGGACTACCTTCGCCAGGCGATGGACCTCGAACGCGCGGGCCGTGCCGCAAGAGCACCTGAGGCAAACGCGATGGAGATGCCGGAAGAGCTCCTGCGCTGGTTCGGCGAGATGCCTGATCTCCAGCAGGCGTTTGAGGCCCTGACGCCTGGCCGGAGGCGCGCATACCTCATCTACTTCTCCGCGCCGAAGCAGTCCAAGACCCGCATGGCACGGGTCGAGACGTGCATCCCGCTGATCTTGCAAGGGAAGGGGCTGTATGACCGCTGA
- a CDS encoding S9 family peptidase — MIQVPRPNPEQLFFTPTILGFAVAKDESRIAFATNFTGSYDVWAVDLDAPFPYRLTSEGQVPHALHFDPQGRYVLVGFDRDGDENAQLYLIPPRGGAKHPLRTHEGRRFMFCTTSKDGNRIYYASDKDNPRFLCGYVYDLDSGEERTLYEGEGGATMLVAVSDDESSWVTLTAFANTYQIAHLHRGGKRVSLTPDASAPHMVDAVHFLGDRVIFATDYEADELYLAAYDAETGALARIFVPEKGSLTHVAVHEASETAYAVVMRGVMDELYRIHVPSGKAEKLDLPCDVIAQVEVGDSGRVYLLGGRDNEPGNVWILDLDGTWRPLTRIHPMGFSADDLVRAEVVHFPSFDGLELEALWFRAKPEVANGYTIVWPHGGPQAAERRAFRKLFQYWLLHGYHVFAPNFRGSTGYGSRFMRMVERDWGDGPRKDMVASIEWLIQQGLADRDKLFLVGGSYGGYMTLLLHGRHAEWFRACVDIFGPSNLITFAKSVPDFWKPMMKQWLGDPDDPADRERLIQDSPITYLDGMTKPMLVIQGANDPRVVKAESDQIVQALRDKGREVEYIVFEDEGHGFMKLENELEAYRRTVEFLDRHRAAGAP, encoded by the coding sequence GTGATCCAAGTTCCTCGCCCGAATCCCGAACAGCTCTTCTTCACGCCCACCATTTTAGGCTTCGCCGTGGCCAAGGACGAGTCCCGCATCGCCTTTGCCACCAACTTCACCGGGAGCTATGACGTCTGGGCGGTTGATCTCGACGCCCCGTTCCCTTACCGCCTGACGAGCGAAGGTCAGGTGCCGCACGCGCTTCACTTCGATCCACAGGGCCGCTACGTCCTCGTCGGGTTCGATCGCGACGGCGATGAAAACGCCCAACTGTACCTCATCCCGCCACGCGGAGGCGCAAAACACCCGCTTCGCACCCATGAGGGGCGCCGGTTCATGTTTTGCACCACGTCGAAAGACGGCAACCGCATCTACTACGCATCGGACAAAGACAATCCCAGGTTTCTGTGCGGCTATGTGTACGACCTCGATTCGGGGGAAGAGCGAACGCTCTACGAGGGCGAGGGCGGTGCGACGATGCTCGTCGCCGTCAGCGACGACGAATCGTCCTGGGTCACCTTGACAGCGTTTGCCAACACGTATCAAATCGCGCACCTTCATCGCGGCGGCAAGCGCGTGAGCCTCACCCCGGATGCCAGCGCGCCACACATGGTCGATGCCGTGCACTTTCTCGGCGATCGCGTCATCTTTGCCACCGACTACGAGGCGGACGAGTTGTATTTGGCCGCGTACGATGCGGAGACCGGCGCGCTCGCGCGCATCTTTGTCCCAGAGAAAGGAAGCCTCACGCACGTGGCGGTCCATGAGGCGAGCGAGACCGCGTACGCGGTCGTCATGCGCGGCGTCATGGACGAGCTCTACCGCATCCATGTGCCAAGCGGCAAAGCGGAAAAGCTGGATTTGCCCTGCGACGTGATCGCCCAAGTCGAGGTGGGCGACAGCGGCCGGGTGTATCTGCTCGGCGGGCGAGACAACGAACCAGGCAACGTGTGGATATTGGATCTCGACGGCACCTGGCGCCCTCTGACGCGCATCCACCCCATGGGATTTTCCGCGGACGATCTCGTCCGAGCCGAGGTGGTCCACTTTCCGTCCTTCGACGGGCTCGAGCTCGAGGCGCTTTGGTTCCGCGCCAAGCCGGAAGTGGCAAACGGTTACACCATCGTCTGGCCTCACGGCGGCCCACAGGCCGCGGAACGCAGGGCGTTCCGCAAGCTGTTTCAATATTGGCTCCTCCACGGCTATCACGTGTTTGCCCCCAACTTCCGCGGCAGCACCGGCTACGGGAGCCGCTTCATGAGGATGGTGGAACGCGACTGGGGCGACGGTCCGCGCAAGGACATGGTGGCGAGCATCGAGTGGCTCATCCAGCAGGGCCTCGCGGATCGGGATAAGCTGTTTCTTGTCGGCGGCAGCTACGGCGGCTACATGACGCTTCTGTTGCACGGAAGGCACGCCGAATGGTTCCGAGCCTGCGTCGACATCTTCGGCCCGTCCAACCTGATCACGTTCGCAAAATCCGTTCCGGACTTTTGGAAGCCCATGATGAAGCAGTGGCTTGGCGACCCGGACGATCCGGCGGATCGCGAGCGGCTCATCCAAGACTCGCCCATCACGTACCTGGATGGCATGACGAAGCCCATGCTCGTCATCCAGGGCGCAAACGACCCGCGCGTCGTGAAGGCCGAATCCGACCAGATTGTCCAAGCACTGCGGGACAAGGGGCGAGAGGTGGAGTACATCGTGTTTGAGGACGAGGGCCACGGCTTCATGAAGCTGGAGAATGAACTCGAGGCCTACCGGCGCACGGTCGAATTCCTCGATCGGCACCGCGCGGCCGGGGCACCGTGA